One window from the genome of Pedobacter schmidteae encodes:
- a CDS encoding CPBP family intramembrane glutamic endopeptidase, whose protein sequence is MNSIQKNREENSPFVQVLMLVFYAILGLIVASGIGFGLVYLQYGGSILNDLGWLSGTNPVYLPAQRIMLTSQQIGLFLIPALLLAKTEGQKINGFYGFKKPDAGLLLIVLCLMVCAMPVLEYVTQLNQKMVLPEAFKSLEKWMKDAEDQGMETTKALLKMEHTGILIINILMIALLPAVAEELMFRGAVQRAIGRNFQNHHVAIWFSAIVFSAIHMQFYGFLPRMFLGAAFGYLYFWSGSLWYAMFAHFINNAYAVGAAWYMQKNNIPLSEADKTMDIAWYGYLISAVLTVLLFRYFKKQAE, encoded by the coding sequence ATGAACTCCATACAAAAAAACAGGGAAGAAAACAGTCCCTTTGTTCAGGTACTGATGTTGGTTTTTTATGCCATACTAGGCCTTATTGTGGCATCGGGTATAGGTTTTGGTCTGGTTTATTTACAATACGGTGGCAGTATTTTAAACGATTTAGGCTGGTTATCAGGCACAAACCCGGTTTATTTACCCGCCCAAAGGATCATGTTGACTTCACAGCAGATAGGACTTTTTTTAATTCCTGCCTTGTTACTGGCCAAAACCGAAGGACAAAAAATCAATGGGTTTTATGGTTTTAAAAAGCCTGATGCAGGTTTGCTCCTGATTGTATTGTGTTTGATGGTATGTGCCATGCCTGTTTTGGAATATGTTACCCAGCTGAATCAGAAAATGGTGTTGCCGGAAGCCTTTAAATCACTGGAAAAGTGGATGAAAGATGCCGAGGATCAGGGAATGGAAACCACTAAAGCACTTTTAAAAATGGAGCATACCGGCATATTGATCATCAATATTTTAATGATTGCGTTGTTGCCGGCGGTGGCCGAAGAACTGATGTTTAGAGGTGCTGTACAGCGCGCCATAGGACGTAATTTTCAAAATCATCATGTGGCGATCTGGTTTTCGGCCATTGTGTTCAGTGCTATCCACATGCAATTTTATGGTTTTTTACCACGCATGTTTCTGGGAGCTGCTTTTGGCTATCTTTATTTTTGGAGCGGCAGTTTATGGTACGCCATGTTTGCCCATTTTATAAATAACGCTTATGCGGTGGGTGCGGCATGGTATATGCAAAAAAACAACATACCTTTGTCAGAAGCTGATAAAACAATGGATATAGCCTGGTATGGTTACCTCATCAGTGCAGTGCTGACGGTTTTGCTGTTCCGGTATTTTAAAAAACAAGCCGAATAA
- a CDS encoding TM2 domain-containing protein codes for MFDSPFMSLPGISPQEYSYLQTATTGFSEQQLRGFLMIYSSKRRNPDDMILYCILGFFVFGLSRFLVGQIGMGILYFFTAGLCFIGTIIDLVNHKSLAFEYNQKMVFESLQMVKMGNIQ; via the coding sequence ATGTTTGATTCACCATTTATGTCGCTGCCGGGCATTTCGCCGCAGGAATATTCGTACTTGCAGACTGCGACTACAGGATTTAGCGAACAACAGCTGAGGGGATTTTTAATGATTTATAGCAGCAAACGCCGCAACCCGGATGATATGATTTTGTATTGTATACTCGGTTTTTTTGTATTTGGGCTATCGAGGTTTTTAGTAGGACAGATTGGGATGGGTATTTTGTATTTCTTTACCGCCGGATTGTGTTTTATTGGAACCATTATAGACCTGGTAAACCATAAAAGCCTGGCTTTTGAATACAACCAGAAAATGGTTTTCGAAAGTTTGCAAATGGTTAAAATGGGCAATATCCAGTAA
- a CDS encoding phosphatidate cytidylyltransferase, with protein sequence MKTRAITAFFFTIVMLGSIFLGAYTFTFFYLILSLAALLEFFGMIKTAGIRPHRNIALFVAAIIFLTVAGYHLLQFETKYMLLIVPLIFSIFISELYKKDKIPFSNISYTFIGFVYVTVPFCFFYALGFIQHQGAYNFHLPLSFLLMLWASDTGAYLFGMKLGKTRLFERHSPKKSWEGFFGGMLTSVVVSYVISLFFIEINPFVLGGMAVLVVSFGTLGDLVESMLKRSLNLKDSGNILPGHGGFLDRFDGLLIAAPVVYTYLYLILN encoded by the coding sequence ATGAAAACAAGAGCAATAACTGCTTTCTTTTTTACGATTGTGATGCTGGGGTCCATTTTTTTAGGGGCCTATACTTTTACTTTTTTCTACCTGATTTTGAGTCTTGCCGCCTTGCTTGAATTTTTTGGAATGATTAAAACTGCCGGGATAAGACCGCACCGAAACATCGCTTTATTTGTGGCAGCAATCATATTTTTGACAGTTGCCGGTTATCATTTATTGCAATTTGAAACCAAATATATGTTGCTCATTGTACCTTTAATTTTTTCCATATTTATCAGTGAGTTGTACAAAAAGGACAAAATTCCGTTTTCTAATATTTCCTACACTTTTATTGGTTTTGTATACGTTACCGTGCCATTTTGTTTTTTTTACGCCCTTGGGTTTATTCAACATCAGGGAGCCTATAATTTTCATTTGCCACTTTCCTTTTTGCTGATGCTTTGGGCAAGTGACACAGGTGCTTACCTGTTTGGAATGAAATTGGGAAAAACCCGATTATTTGAGCGTCATTCGCCTAAAAAGTCCTGGGAAGGTTTTTTTGGCGGCATGCTCACCAGTGTGGTAGTTTCTTATGTTATCTCCTTATTTTTCATAGAAATAAACCCTTTTGTATTGGGCGGAATGGCCGTTTTGGTGGTTTCCTTTGGTACACTGGGCGATCTGGTAGAGTCGATGTTGAAACGCAGTTTAAATTTGAAAGACTCTGGCAACATATTGCCTGGCCATGGTGGCTTTTTAGATCGTTTTGATGGACTTTTGATTGCTGCGCCGGTAGTTTATACCTATCTCTATCTGATATTGAATTAA
- a CDS encoding DUF2752 domain-containing protein encodes MNRWKHLPFELFFWITALVLLGTADVSGHETHFTLCPLANMGFKWCPGCGIGHAIAHLLQGDVAASIKAHWFGIPALLIISYRIVTLIKMNWKKIKIKNKEEGYV; translated from the coding sequence ATGAACAGATGGAAACATTTACCTTTTGAGCTGTTTTTTTGGATTACAGCTTTGGTTTTGCTGGGAACAGCAGATGTGAGCGGACATGAAACACATTTTACGCTTTGTCCACTGGCCAATATGGGATTTAAATGGTGCCCGGGTTGTGGCATAGGACATGCCATAGCACACTTACTGCAGGGAGATGTTGCAGCAAGTATAAAGGCACATTGGTTTGGGATACCGGCCCTGCTGATTATAAGTTACAGGATTGTAACGTTGATTAAAATGAATTGGAAGAAAATTAAAATAAAAAATAAGGAGGAAGGATATGTTTGA
- a CDS encoding Nif3-like dinuclear metal center hexameric protein, giving the protein MKLSVLIKHLEAFAPLNYQEDYDNSGLIVGDPEAEVHGALVALDCLEKVVDEAILHQCNLVITHHPIVFKGLKKITGKNYVERVVLKAIRNNIALYAIHTNLDHVQHGVNGVISRRLGLKNTKILSPKSGVLKKLVTFCPTAQAEMLRDALFSAGAGDIANYSECSFNAEGFGTFTGGEDSDPFVGEIGIQHQEPEIRIETIFKAQDERKVMLALFEHHPYEEVAYDIYALENKLDNVGAGMIGWLEEGMEGTDFLKMLKNNMDATVIRHTRLLPKKVRKIAVCGGSGSFLLNAAIAAGADVFVTADFKYHEFFDADEKIVIADIGHFESEQFTSDLLIDIIQEKFPNFAIRLTEHNTNPINYFI; this is encoded by the coding sequence ATGAAGTTATCTGTTTTAATAAAGCACCTGGAGGCCTTTGCGCCATTAAATTACCAGGAAGATTACGACAATTCCGGCCTGATAGTGGGCGATCCTGAAGCCGAAGTTCATGGCGCATTGGTGGCACTTGACTGCCTGGAAAAGGTGGTAGACGAGGCTATTTTGCACCAGTGTAACCTGGTGATTACCCATCATCCGATTGTTTTTAAGGGATTGAAAAAAATTACCGGCAAAAATTATGTAGAGCGGGTGGTGCTAAAGGCCATCAGAAATAACATTGCTTTGTATGCCATACATACCAATCTGGATCATGTGCAACATGGGGTAAACGGGGTGATCAGCCGCCGGTTGGGCCTGAAAAACACAAAAATACTAAGCCCAAAAAGCGGCGTGCTGAAGAAACTGGTTACTTTTTGTCCAACCGCACAGGCCGAAATGCTTAGGGACGCCCTGTTTAGTGCCGGTGCAGGAGATATTGCCAATTACAGTGAATGTAGCTTTAATGCCGAGGGCTTTGGCACTTTTACGGGCGGTGAAGACTCGGATCCTTTTGTGGGAGAAATAGGAATACAGCATCAGGAGCCCGAAATTAGAATAGAAACCATTTTTAAGGCTCAGGACGAACGAAAAGTGATGCTGGCATTATTTGAGCATCACCCCTATGAAGAGGTTGCTTACGATATTTATGCATTGGAAAACAAGTTGGACAATGTTGGGGCAGGAATGATTGGCTGGCTGGAGGAAGGCATGGAAGGTACTGATTTTTTGAAGATGCTGAAAAACAATATGGACGCCACCGTGATCAGACATACGCGCCTTTTGCCAAAAAAAGTCAGAAAAATAGCGGTTTGCGGGGGCTCTGGCAGTTTTTTACTCAATGCAGCCATAGCCGCAGGAGCAGATGTGTTTGTGACAGCCGATTTTAAATACCACGAGTTTTTTGATGCAGATGAAAAAATAGTGATCGCCGATATCGGACACTTTGAGAGTGAACAATTTACATCTGATTTGTTGATAGATATTATTCAAGAAAAATTTCCTAACTTTGCAATCCGTTTAACGGAGCATAACACAAACCCCATAAATTATTTCATTTAA
- the mfd gene encoding transcription-repair coupling factor, whose protein sequence is MNIRDLINRYKTDERIVALAKALNAGKGTKLQLKGLVGSSDATIAMASYFLLHKPQLFILPDREEASYFLADLESILDKEVLLFPSSFRKAFDFTQVDTANVLARAEVLNELNHHSEYGKIMVSYPEAIAEKVIDRSVLEKNTLEISLNAKLGIDFINEFLIDYDFNRTDFVYEPGQFSIRGGIVDIFSFSHDLPYRIEFFGDIVESIRTFEVESQLSVEDVKTLTIIPNVQSKYLTENNISILDYIEKDTQLWFKDIEFTLDIVKGGYKKAVELWKALPAKDKQENQDWIDPKFAFTDEKMMGDMFHDFAVVEFGKQFFYKTDHVFQFETKPQPSFNKDFSLLIHNLKENEKQGIHNFIFSASTKQTERLYAILDDIDKTAKFTPVHIPLREGFVDGQQKLACYTDHQIFDRFYKYKLKRGYQRSQAITLKELRDLKPGDFVTHIDHGIGKYAGLEKVEVNGKTQEMIRLVYADNDLLYVNINSLNRIAKYSGKDGTAPKMNKLGTEAWDKLKKTTKKKVKDIARDLIKLYALRKSQVGTAFSPDGYLETELEASFIYEDTPDQEKATSDVKKDMEAPHPMDRLVCGDVGFGKTEIAIRAAFKAAANGKQAAVLVPTTILALQHFKTFSSRLKDFPCTVDYINRFKTNKQIKDTLVKVAEGKVDIIIGTHRLLSKDVKFKDLGIMIIDEEQKFGVSSKEKLRALRVNVDTLTLTATPIPRTLHFSLMGARDLSIMSTPPPNRQAVNTELHVFNDKLIQDAVQFELDRGGQVFFIHNRVNDLPQLGGLIQRLVPKARIGIAHGQLDGDQLEDVMLDFINGEKDVLVATTIIEAGLDIPNANTIIINHAHMFGLSDLHQMRGRVGRSNKKAFCYLLSPPLSTLTSEARKRLSAIEEFSDLGSGFNIAMRDLDIRGSGNLLGAEQSGFIAEIGFEMYHKILDEAIQELKTDEFKDLFKDEPLRPFVNFTQIDTDLELYIPDDYVTNITERYNLYTELSKIENESQLKAFELSLKDRFGPVPAPVKTMLSVLRLQWVAKKLAFEKLSFKKGILRGYFITDKQSAFFDSIMFNKILHFAQIHPRLCNLKEVKDSLRIAFDNLNTVDEAVEMLEMVVN, encoded by the coding sequence GTGAACATCCGCGACCTGATCAACAGATATAAAACAGATGAGCGTATTGTAGCATTGGCAAAAGCCCTTAACGCTGGCAAAGGCACCAAACTTCAGCTAAAAGGTTTAGTAGGCTCTTCCGATGCAACAATTGCAATGGCTAGCTATTTCCTTTTACACAAGCCTCAGTTATTTATACTTCCGGATAGGGAAGAAGCCTCTTATTTTTTGGCCGACCTGGAAAGCATCCTGGACAAAGAAGTGCTGCTTTTCCCTTCTTCTTTCCGTAAAGCCTTCGATTTTACCCAGGTAGATACCGCCAATGTACTGGCCCGGGCCGAGGTTTTAAATGAACTGAACCACCATTCCGAATACGGAAAAATTATGGTGTCGTACCCCGAGGCCATTGCCGAAAAGGTAATTGACCGCTCGGTATTGGAAAAAAATACACTCGAAATTAGTTTAAATGCCAAATTGGGCATCGACTTTATCAACGAATTTTTAATCGATTACGACTTTAACCGTACCGATTTTGTATACGAACCGGGGCAGTTTTCTATCCGTGGTGGTATCGTAGATATCTTTTCTTTTTCGCACGACCTGCCGTACCGCATTGAGTTTTTTGGTGACATTGTCGAAAGCATCCGCACTTTTGAAGTAGAAAGTCAGCTTTCGGTAGAAGATGTAAAAACCCTCACCATCATCCCCAATGTACAAAGCAAATACCTTACGGAAAACAACATCAGCATTCTCGATTATATCGAAAAAGACACCCAGCTGTGGTTTAAGGATATAGAATTTACACTCGATATTGTAAAAGGGGGCTATAAAAAAGCGGTTGAGCTTTGGAAAGCACTGCCGGCAAAGGACAAACAGGAAAACCAGGACTGGATAGACCCTAAATTTGCCTTTACGGATGAAAAAATGATGGGAGATATGTTCCATGATTTTGCCGTAGTAGAATTTGGAAAACAGTTTTTTTATAAAACAGATCATGTTTTTCAATTCGAAACCAAGCCTCAGCCTTCCTTTAACAAAGATTTCAGCCTGCTGATTCACAACCTTAAGGAAAATGAAAAACAAGGCATCCACAACTTCATTTTTAGCGCCTCTACTAAACAAACGGAACGTTTGTATGCCATACTGGATGACATTGATAAAACCGCCAAATTTACCCCTGTACATATTCCTTTAAGGGAGGGTTTTGTAGACGGCCAACAAAAACTGGCTTGTTATACCGACCACCAGATTTTTGACCGTTTTTACAAATACAAGCTCAAAAGAGGTTATCAACGCAGTCAGGCCATCACTTTAAAAGAACTGAGGGACCTTAAGCCTGGCGATTTTGTAACCCATATAGACCACGGAATAGGCAAGTATGCCGGCCTGGAAAAAGTAGAGGTGAATGGCAAAACCCAGGAAATGATCAGGCTGGTGTATGCCGATAACGACCTGCTGTATGTCAACATCAACTCCTTAAACCGCATTGCTAAATACAGCGGAAAGGATGGTACCGCACCCAAAATGAACAAGCTGGGTACCGAAGCCTGGGACAAACTAAAAAAAACAACTAAAAAAAAAGTTAAAGACATTGCCCGCGATCTGATTAAGCTATATGCTTTAAGAAAATCGCAGGTAGGAACCGCTTTTAGTCCGGATGGCTACCTGGAAACCGAACTTGAAGCATCTTTCATTTACGAAGATACCCCCGACCAGGAAAAAGCAACCAGCGACGTAAAAAAAGATATGGAAGCTCCACATCCTATGGACCGGCTGGTTTGTGGTGATGTAGGTTTCGGAAAAACAGAAATTGCCATCAGGGCTGCTTTTAAAGCGGCAGCTAACGGAAAACAAGCTGCAGTATTGGTGCCAACCACCATTTTGGCCCTGCAGCACTTTAAAACCTTTTCCAGTCGTTTAAAAGATTTCCCCTGCACAGTTGATTACATCAACCGTTTCAAAACCAATAAACAAATTAAAGATACCCTGGTCAAAGTTGCCGAAGGCAAAGTGGATATCATTATAGGCACCCATCGGTTGCTTAGTAAAGATGTCAAATTCAAGGATCTGGGCATCATGATTATTGATGAAGAGCAAAAGTTCGGTGTAAGCTCTAAAGAAAAATTAAGGGCTTTAAGGGTTAATGTAGATACGCTTACCCTTACAGCGACGCCTATTCCACGTACTTTGCATTTCTCGTTAATGGGTGCACGCGACTTGTCTATCATGAGTACGCCACCACCAAACCGGCAGGCGGTAAATACCGAATTGCATGTTTTTAATGATAAACTGATCCAGGATGCCGTTCAATTTGAGCTGGACAGGGGCGGGCAAGTATTTTTTATCCATAACCGGGTAAATGATTTGCCTCAATTAGGAGGTTTAATACAGCGCCTGGTGCCAAAAGCACGTATTGGTATTGCCCATGGGCAACTGGATGGCGATCAGCTGGAGGATGTGATGCTCGATTTTATCAACGGCGAAAAGGATGTGCTGGTAGCTACCACCATTATTGAGGCCGGTTTGGACATTCCAAATGCCAATACCATCATCATCAATCATGCCCATATGTTTGGGTTGAGCGATTTGCACCAGATGCGGGGCAGGGTAGGCCGATCCAATAAAAAGGCCTTTTGTTACCTGTTAAGCCCTCCTTTATCTACCCTCACTTCGGAAGCCCGAAAACGCCTTAGCGCCATAGAAGAGTTTTCAGACCTCGGGAGCGGCTTTAACATTGCCATGAGGGATTTGGATATCCGCGGGAGCGGAAACCTGTTAGGCGCCGAGCAAAGCGGCTTTATTGCCGAAATAGGCTTCGAAATGTATCATAAAATTTTGGATGAAGCCATACAGGAACTCAAAACCGATGAATTTAAAGATCTGTTTAAAGATGAACCTCTAAGGCCTTTCGTTAATTTTACCCAGATAGATACCGACCTGGAACTTTATATTCCTGATGATTATGTAACCAACATCACCGAAAGGTATAACCTGTACACGGAGCTGTCAAAAATTGAAAATGAAAGCCAGCTGAAGGCTTTTGAACTGTCATTGAAAGACCGCTTTGGTCCTGTGCCGGCACCGGTAAAAACCATGCTCAGCGTATTGAGGTTACAATGGGTGGCCAAAAAACTCGCATTTGAAAAGCTGAGTTTTAAAAAGGGCATATTGCGCGGTTATTTCATTACCGACAAACAATCGGCCTTCTTTGATTCCATCATGTTCAATAAAATATTGCACTTTGCACAGATCCATCCACGTTTATGCAACCTGAAGGAAGTTAAAGACTCGCTCCGCATTGCCTTCGATAACCTGAATACGGTTGATGAGGCCGTAGAAATGTTGGAAATGGTAGTGAATTAA
- a CDS encoding DUF3820 family protein yields the protein MNPQLLQDLVTMQMPFGKYKGRVICDLPESYLIWFHKEGFPPGKLGEMIATMYEIRLNGLEYLLQPLRKK from the coding sequence ATGAATCCACAGCTGTTACAAGACCTGGTTACCATGCAAATGCCTTTTGGAAAATATAAAGGCAGGGTAATTTGCGACCTCCCCGAATCTTACCTGATCTGGTTTCATAAAGAGGGCTTTCCGCCCGGAAAACTGGGCGAAATGATTGCCACCATGTACGAAATAAGGTTAAACGGCCTGGAATACCTGCTTCAACCCCTCAGAAAAAAATAA